One Tomitella gaofuii DNA segment encodes these proteins:
- a CDS encoding mycothione reductase, with amino-acid sequence MTDPAPSSADAAAANPAPADTTGAEHFDVAVIGTGSGNTFLDERYAHLKVALLEEGVFGGTCLNVGCIPTKMFVYAADVAETVRGAARYGVDAHVDGVRRADMVGRVFGRIDPISEGGRTYRVEDCDNVTVFEGHARFVAPRTLDTGTGSIITADQVVLATGSRPVIPDAIARSGVDYLTNEDAMRLEATPEHVLIVGTGFIAAEFAHIFSGLGSRVSIIGRSGRMLRHLDDEISAHFTGLAAQRWDLHLSSPVRSAQRRADGTGAEVELDDGTLLSGDALLVAVGRAPNADLIGAAAGGIDLTADGRVQVDEYQRTTADGVFALGDVCSPHQLKHVANHEARVVGDNLLAERAAGGRPAELRAADHRFVPSAVFTHPQIAAVGLTEAQARAQHANVTVKVQRYADVAYGWAMEDDEGLCKVIADRDTGALLGGHIIGAQASTLIQPLIQALSFGLGAAEMAHGQYWIHPALTEVVENALLGLDL; translated from the coding sequence ATGACCGATCCCGCCCCATCCTCCGCAGACGCCGCCGCCGCGAACCCGGCCCCCGCAGATACCACCGGCGCCGAGCACTTCGACGTCGCGGTGATCGGCACCGGCTCCGGGAACACCTTCCTGGACGAGCGCTACGCCCACCTGAAGGTCGCGCTGCTGGAGGAGGGGGTGTTCGGTGGCACCTGCCTCAACGTCGGCTGCATTCCCACGAAGATGTTCGTCTACGCGGCGGACGTGGCCGAGACCGTCCGTGGCGCCGCACGCTACGGGGTGGACGCACACGTGGACGGGGTGCGGCGGGCCGACATGGTCGGCCGGGTCTTCGGCCGGATCGACCCGATCTCCGAGGGCGGCCGCACGTACCGCGTCGAAGACTGCGACAACGTCACCGTCTTCGAGGGGCACGCGCGGTTCGTCGCCCCCCGGACCCTCGACACCGGCACGGGCAGCATCATCACCGCCGACCAGGTCGTGCTGGCCACCGGGTCGCGGCCGGTCATCCCCGACGCCATCGCCCGCTCCGGCGTGGACTACCTCACCAACGAGGATGCGATGCGTCTCGAGGCGACACCCGAGCACGTCCTCATCGTCGGCACCGGGTTCATCGCCGCCGAATTCGCGCACATCTTCTCCGGGCTGGGCTCGCGGGTGTCGATCATCGGCCGCAGCGGACGGATGCTGCGCCACCTCGACGACGAGATCTCCGCGCACTTCACCGGCCTCGCCGCGCAGCGGTGGGACCTGCACCTGTCGTCGCCCGTCCGGTCGGCGCAACGGCGGGCCGACGGCACCGGGGCGGAGGTGGAACTCGACGACGGCACGCTGTTGTCGGGCGACGCGCTGCTGGTGGCGGTGGGCCGGGCCCCCAACGCCGACCTCATCGGCGCCGCCGCTGGCGGGATCGATCTCACCGCAGACGGCCGGGTGCAGGTGGACGAGTACCAGCGGACCACCGCCGACGGCGTCTTCGCGCTGGGCGACGTGTGCTCGCCGCACCAGCTCAAGCACGTCGCCAACCACGAGGCGCGCGTGGTGGGCGACAACCTGCTGGCCGAGCGGGCCGCCGGGGGACGGCCCGCGGAACTGCGCGCCGCCGACCACCGCTTCGTGCCGTCCGCGGTGTTCACCCACCCGCAGATCGCGGCCGTCGGACTCACCGAGGCGCAGGCACGCGCGCAGCACGCGAACGTCACAGTCAAGGTGCAGCGCTACGCCGACGTCGCCTACGGGTGGGCGATGGAGGACGACGAAGGGCTGTGCAAGGTGATCGCCGACCGCGACACCGGCGCACTGCTGGGCGGGCACATCATCGGCGCCCAGGCCTCCACGCTGATCCAGCCGCTGATCCAGGCGCTGTCCTTCGGGCTGGGCGCCGCCGAGATGGCGCACGGGCAGTACTGGATCCACCCCGCACTCACCGAGGTGGTCGAGAACGCGCTGCTCGGCCTGGATCTCTAG
- a CDS encoding alpha/beta hydrolase, with protein MTERSITISGQPRTVVVGGADGAPGVLILAGEAHGAPVPRIAPLTERLEASGLQSFVWDTGSPAPTHEEVASALDQLGLHWVNLVGTGDAAPAAWETAARHFGRVSSLVVLDGGHPAVADADGAVLDQGCPAVDVATTLVLTTAEARAQAYASGRHVYSDFRVVEPAGGGAQLRGAAQSGDAAQWGEALAAGLATEIILRSNPW; from the coding sequence ATGACCGAACGGAGCATCACGATCAGCGGGCAGCCCCGCACGGTAGTCGTCGGCGGGGCGGACGGCGCGCCCGGCGTGCTCATCCTCGCGGGCGAGGCGCACGGCGCCCCGGTGCCGCGGATCGCGCCGCTGACCGAGCGGCTGGAGGCCTCGGGTCTGCAGAGCTTCGTGTGGGACACGGGTTCCCCGGCGCCCACGCACGAGGAGGTGGCGTCGGCGCTCGACCAGCTCGGCCTGCACTGGGTGAACCTCGTCGGGACGGGCGACGCGGCGCCGGCCGCGTGGGAGACGGCCGCGCGGCACTTCGGCCGGGTGAGCAGCCTGGTGGTGCTCGACGGCGGCCACCCCGCCGTCGCGGACGCCGACGGCGCGGTGCTCGATCAGGGCTGCCCGGCCGTGGACGTGGCGACCACGCTGGTGCTCACCACGGCCGAGGCGCGGGCGCAGGCGTACGCGAGCGGGCGGCACGTCTACTCGGACTTCCGGGTGGTGGAGCCGGCCGGGGGCGGGGCGCAGTTGCGGGGCGCCGCGCAGTCCGGGGACGCCGCACAGTGGGGCGAGGCGCTGGCGGCGGGGCTGGCCACCGAGATCATCCTGCGCAGCAACCCCTGGTGA
- the map gene encoding type I methionyl aminopeptidase: MARRAPLTPGDPTPVRSVPKDIERPEYAWKPTAREGSEPWVQDADTVEAMRTASKIAAAALAEAGAAVAPGVTTDALDRIAHEYMCDHGAYPSTLGYRGFTKSCCTSLNEVICHGIPDSTVIADGDIVNIDVTAYIDGVHGDTNATFLAGEVDDEARLLVERTHEATMRAIKAVKPGRELNIIGRVIESYANRFGYGVVRDFTGHGVGPTFHNGLVVLHYDEPNVDTVIEEGMTFTIEPMITLGGVDYEMWDDGWTVVTADRSWTAQFEHTLVVTGSGAEILTLP, encoded by the coding sequence ATGGCCCGACGCGCACCGCTCACACCCGGCGACCCCACCCCCGTACGCTCCGTCCCCAAGGACATCGAGCGTCCCGAGTACGCGTGGAAGCCCACCGCGCGCGAGGGCAGCGAACCGTGGGTGCAGGACGCTGACACCGTCGAGGCCATGCGCACCGCCTCGAAGATCGCCGCTGCGGCGCTGGCGGAGGCGGGCGCCGCCGTGGCGCCGGGCGTCACCACCGACGCACTCGACCGCATCGCCCACGAGTACATGTGCGACCACGGCGCCTACCCGTCCACGCTCGGGTACCGGGGATTCACCAAGTCGTGCTGCACCTCGCTCAACGAGGTCATCTGCCACGGCATCCCCGACTCGACGGTGATCGCCGACGGCGACATCGTCAACATCGACGTCACCGCCTACATCGACGGCGTGCACGGCGACACCAATGCGACCTTCCTCGCAGGCGAGGTGGACGACGAGGCGCGACTGCTCGTCGAGCGCACGCACGAGGCCACCATGCGGGCGATCAAGGCCGTCAAGCCCGGCCGGGAGCTCAACATCATCGGCCGGGTGATCGAGTCCTACGCCAACCGCTTCGGCTACGGGGTGGTCCGGGATTTCACCGGGCACGGGGTGGGCCCCACCTTCCACAACGGCCTCGTGGTCCTGCACTACGACGAGCCGAACGTGGACACGGTGATCGAAGAGGGCATGACCTTCACCATCGAGCCGATGATCACCCTCGGCGGGGTCGACTACGAGATGTGGGACGACGGCTGGACCGTGGTCACCGCCGACCGCTCGTGGACGGCGCAGTTCGAGCACACCTTGGTGGTCACGGGCTCCGGCGCGGAGATCCTCACGCTGCCCTGA
- the galT gene encoding galactose-1-phosphate uridylyltransferase, with translation MGAVTDAPLVRKTSTTLSDGRGLHYFDDTEPYLSGRATRTPHDPRPPSPRAAAGEPRWDARTGEWVTIAPARMDRTHLPAPGANPLAPSTALRSTEIPAHDYDVVVFENRFPALPRCEVICYSSDPAATVASLPARRMRTVIEAWADRTDALGAADGVEQVFCFENRGVETGVTLTHPHGQIYAYPFVPREAATVLHRAREHRAATGGNLLRERMLGELDAGARVVVSGRHWAAYVPHAARWPVEVEVAPLRDVPDLCALDDDERAELAVLYPELMARLDRYFTTADGTPIPLPYIAAWYQAPASDHGGDFRLHLRIMSMRRSPDKLKYLAGSESAMGAWINDAVPEEIAARLREAAR, from the coding sequence ATGGGGGCCGTGACCGACGCCCCGCTCGTGCGCAAGACCTCCACCACGCTGTCCGACGGCCGCGGCCTGCACTACTTCGACGACACCGAGCCGTACCTGTCCGGCCGCGCCACCCGAACCCCGCACGACCCGAGGCCCCCGTCCCCGCGCGCCGCCGCCGGCGAACCGCGGTGGGATGCGCGCACTGGCGAATGGGTGACGATCGCACCGGCCCGCATGGACCGCACCCACCTCCCCGCGCCGGGAGCGAACCCGCTGGCACCGTCGACGGCCCTGCGCAGCACCGAGATCCCCGCGCACGACTACGACGTGGTGGTGTTCGAGAACCGGTTCCCCGCGCTCCCCCGCTGCGAGGTGATCTGCTACTCGTCCGACCCGGCGGCCACCGTCGCGTCGCTGCCCGCGCGGCGGATGCGCACGGTGATCGAGGCCTGGGCGGACCGCACGGACGCGCTGGGCGCGGCGGACGGGGTCGAGCAGGTGTTCTGCTTCGAGAACCGCGGAGTGGAGACGGGCGTGACGCTGACCCACCCGCACGGGCAGATCTACGCGTACCCGTTCGTGCCCCGCGAGGCCGCGACGGTGCTGCACCGGGCACGCGAGCACCGCGCGGCCACCGGCGGGAACCTGCTGCGCGAGCGGATGCTCGGCGAGTTGGACGCCGGCGCCCGCGTGGTGGTGTCCGGACGGCACTGGGCGGCCTACGTCCCGCACGCGGCCCGCTGGCCCGTGGAGGTGGAGGTGGCACCGCTGCGTGACGTGCCGGACCTGTGCGCGCTCGACGACGACGAGCGCGCCGAGCTGGCCGTCCTGTACCCGGAGCTCATGGCGCGACTGGACCGGTACTTCACCACCGCCGACGGCACGCCGATCCCGTTGCCGTACATCGCCGCCTGGTACCAGGCCCCCGCCTCCGACCACGGCGGCGACTTCCGGCTGCACCTGCGGATCATGTCGATGCGCCGCTCCCCCGACAAGCTGAAGTACCTGGCCGGATCCGAATCCGCCATGGGCGCGTGGATCAACGATGCCGTCCCCGAGGAGATCGCCGCCCGCCTGCGGGAGGCGGCGCGGTGA
- a CDS encoding RES family NAD+ phosphorylase: protein MSRDQPAIESPRGRNLAGFPCARINTDVTVWRGHNRHRGPWWFSSAGGRFDLPAPHGTCYLAYDEQTAVRETIGDKLAAHQVITAEFAAGRVVSALRLPHPFSTADTCHTDAAGYGLTRELCTITPYDIPRKWAAAFREAGYGGIQYQTRFTTGAGPNAAATFGTAGEANWGADPAPASFSRAARRAGIAVATVPGRVRITMPPGA from the coding sequence GTGAGCCGCGACCAACCGGCGATCGAATCCCCACGGGGCCGGAACCTGGCCGGATTTCCCTGTGCCCGGATCAACACGGACGTCACCGTTTGGCGAGGCCACAATCGCCATCGCGGCCCCTGGTGGTTCTCCTCCGCAGGCGGACGTTTCGACTTGCCCGCACCGCATGGCACCTGCTACCTGGCTTATGACGAGCAGACCGCGGTCCGCGAGACCATCGGCGACAAGCTCGCCGCCCACCAGGTCATCACAGCCGAATTCGCGGCCGGACGGGTCGTCTCCGCTCTGCGGCTACCGCACCCGTTCTCAACTGCAGACACCTGCCACACGGATGCCGCCGGATACGGGCTTACGCGGGAACTGTGCACCATCACCCCCTACGACATCCCCCGAAAGTGGGCCGCCGCGTTCCGCGAGGCCGGCTACGGCGGTATCCAGTACCAAACCCGATTCACGACCGGTGCTGGGCCCAACGCCGCCGCAACCTTCGGAACCGCGGGGGAGGCGAACTGGGGCGCCGACCCCGCGCCCGCATCATTCTCGCGCGCCGCCCGGCGAGCCGGCATCGCCGTCGCAACCGTACCCGGCCGCGTCCGCATCACCATGCCGCCCGGGGCCTGA
- a CDS encoding penicillin-binding transpeptidase domain-containing protein, with protein sequence MTVHHCRTAGPRRVLRVRLAGACAASVLVLLGSVACADGPETAGSAARDFAAGFADDDVDRAAAQTDAPDDARAGLAAAWDGLQAESMTASIGAVRTEGATARAEYTYEWTLPQGRVWRYTGTLPLVRTQGDWAVRWTPAAVNPGLGGDQTMSLRTIAAPRAPVIGHDGAPVLEPGISVQVLVSATEAGRALGATASALERLLKPADPSVSAQSIAEQASSLDGNYAITRLTSDEADALRPQLEALPGVALSEQPDLIPTDPLLANDVVGNLESVVRDDVYGTPGWRVVSVNRDGAVVDVLTETAPVPAPAVRVGLDKSVQIAAQTAVGITDKPAVLVAIQPSTGQILAVAQNDAADAKGPIALQGLYPPGSTFKIVTAGAAIEEGLATPQTMLACPGEVTIGTRTIPNYAHFALGTVPMRTAFAASCNTTFAELASRMQADALPDAAAMYGIGVNYGIDGITTLTGRIQPAADIVQRSEDGFGQGRDLVTPFGMALAAATVAHGSTPVPQLISGHPTTVEDAGEPITPEMVDGLRLMMRQVVTSGTGSRIADQGEVYGKTGEAEYEGGSHAWFAGYRGDIAFASLIVGGGSSDNAVAVVREMFLGLPDGYMA encoded by the coding sequence ATGACTGTTCACCACTGCCGGACGGCCGGCCCCCGACGGGTGTTGCGTGTCCGGCTGGCCGGGGCGTGCGCCGCGTCCGTACTGGTACTGCTGGGGTCGGTGGCGTGCGCGGACGGTCCGGAGACGGCGGGCTCGGCGGCCCGGGACTTCGCGGCGGGCTTCGCGGACGACGACGTCGATCGTGCCGCGGCGCAGACCGACGCGCCCGACGACGCGCGCGCGGGACTCGCGGCGGCGTGGGACGGACTGCAGGCCGAGTCGATGACCGCCTCCATCGGGGCGGTGCGTACCGAGGGGGCGACGGCGCGGGCCGAATACACCTACGAGTGGACGCTGCCCCAGGGGCGGGTCTGGCGGTATACGGGCACGCTGCCCCTGGTGCGCACACAGGGCGACTGGGCGGTGCGGTGGACTCCCGCCGCCGTCAACCCGGGGCTGGGCGGCGATCAGACCATGTCGTTGCGCACCATCGCGGCGCCGCGCGCGCCGGTGATCGGGCACGACGGCGCGCCGGTGCTGGAACCGGGGATCAGCGTGCAGGTGCTGGTGTCCGCGACGGAGGCAGGCCGTGCGCTGGGGGCGACGGCGTCCGCGCTGGAACGCCTGCTCAAGCCCGCCGACCCGTCGGTGTCGGCCCAGTCCATCGCGGAGCAGGCGTCCTCGCTGGACGGGAACTACGCGATCACGCGCCTGACGTCCGACGAGGCCGATGCGCTGCGGCCGCAACTGGAGGCGCTGCCGGGGGTGGCGCTGTCCGAGCAGCCGGACCTGATCCCTACGGACCCGCTGCTGGCCAACGACGTGGTCGGCAACCTGGAATCGGTGGTGCGCGACGACGTCTACGGCACGCCGGGCTGGCGGGTGGTGAGCGTCAACCGCGACGGTGCGGTGGTGGACGTGCTCACCGAGACCGCCCCCGTGCCCGCGCCCGCGGTCCGCGTGGGCCTGGACAAGTCGGTGCAGATCGCCGCGCAGACGGCGGTCGGGATCACCGACAAGCCGGCGGTGCTCGTGGCGATCCAGCCGTCCACGGGCCAGATCCTCGCGGTGGCGCAGAACGATGCGGCCGACGCGAAGGGGCCCATCGCGCTGCAGGGCCTGTACCCGCCGGGCTCCACCTTCAAGATCGTCACCGCGGGCGCCGCCATCGAGGAGGGGCTGGCGACGCCCCAGACCATGCTCGCGTGCCCGGGAGAGGTGACGATCGGGACGCGCACCATCCCCAACTATGCGCACTTCGCGCTGGGCACGGTGCCGATGCGCACCGCTTTCGCGGCCAGCTGCAACACCACCTTCGCCGAGTTGGCGAGCCGCATGCAGGCCGATGCGCTGCCGGACGCCGCCGCGATGTACGGCATCGGCGTGAACTACGGCATCGACGGCATCACAACGCTGACCGGCCGGATCCAGCCCGCCGCGGACATCGTCCAGCGCAGCGAGGACGGCTTCGGCCAGGGCCGCGATCTGGTGACCCCCTTCGGCATGGCGCTGGCGGCGGCGACGGTGGCCCACGGCTCCACGCCGGTGCCGCAGCTCATCAGCGGGCACCCCACCACGGTGGAGGACGCCGGAGAACCGATCACCCCCGAGATGGTGGACGGACTGCGGCTGATGATGCGTCAGGTGGTCACCAGCGGCACCGGATCGCGCATCGCCGACCAGGGGGAGGTGTACGGCAAGACTGGAGAGGCCGAGTACGAGGGCGGGTCGCACGCCTGGTTCGCCGGGTACCGCGGCGACATCGCGTTCGCGTCGCTGATCGTGGGCGGCGGCAGTTCCGACAACGCCGTCGCGGTGGTGCGCGAGATGTTCCTGGGCCTGCCCGACGGGTACATGGCCTGA
- a CDS encoding GNAT family N-acetyltransferase, giving the protein MLKLLGTRVLGTRERDAVVRALGADPVAACMIAARVQQRGLGRSALGGEMWTRGGPERALCFSGGNLVPLAGTRHDVEAFADRALRGPRLCTSLVGRSELAIPMWAVLEPRWGPAREVRSDQPLLALDGAPAVMPDPEVRRVTMDDLAPYLEAAVAMFIEEVGIDPRLHDGGQGYRERVAATIRAGRAWARIADGRVLFKAEVGSYSDRVGQIQGVWVRPGERARGLGTRGTATVCAELRAAGRTPSLYVNSFNAPARASYARIGFRQVATFATVLID; this is encoded by the coding sequence GTGCTGAAGCTGCTGGGGACCAGGGTGCTGGGGACGCGGGAACGTGATGCGGTCGTGCGCGCCCTCGGCGCGGACCCGGTGGCGGCATGCATGATCGCCGCGCGGGTGCAACAGCGTGGCCTCGGGCGCAGTGCCCTCGGCGGCGAGATGTGGACCCGGGGCGGCCCGGAGCGGGCACTGTGCTTCTCCGGCGGCAACCTCGTGCCGCTCGCCGGCACCCGCCACGATGTCGAGGCCTTCGCGGACCGGGCGCTGCGCGGGCCGCGCCTGTGCACCTCGCTGGTGGGGCGCAGCGAGCTGGCCATCCCCATGTGGGCGGTGCTCGAGCCGCGCTGGGGTCCTGCGCGCGAGGTCCGTTCCGACCAGCCGCTGCTCGCGCTCGACGGGGCCCCGGCGGTGATGCCGGACCCCGAGGTGCGGCGGGTGACGATGGACGACCTCGCGCCGTACCTGGAGGCCGCCGTCGCCATGTTCATCGAGGAGGTCGGCATCGACCCGCGGCTGCACGACGGCGGCCAGGGCTACCGGGAGCGCGTCGCCGCCACGATCCGCGCGGGCCGCGCCTGGGCGCGCATCGCCGACGGGCGGGTGCTGTTCAAGGCCGAGGTGGGCTCGTACTCGGACCGGGTGGGGCAGATCCAGGGCGTGTGGGTGCGGCCCGGCGAACGCGCGCGCGGACTGGGCACGCGGGGCACTGCGACGGTGTGCGCGGAGTTGCGTGCGGCCGGCCGCACGCCCAGCCTGTACGTCAACTCCTTCAACGCGCCCGCCCGGGCCTCCTACGCCCGGATCGGATTCCGACAGGTGGCGACGTTCGCGACGGTCCTCATCGACTGA
- the ispG gene encoding flavodoxin-dependent (E)-4-hydroxy-3-methylbut-2-enyl-diphosphate synthase, translating into MTSPVGLGMPTGPAAVLAPRRKTRQLHVGSVGVGSDFPVSVQSMTTTKTHEVNTTLQQIAQLTASGCDIVRVACPRQEDADALEAIARKSQIPVIADIHFQPRYIFAAIDAGCAAVRVNPGNIKEFDGRVGEVARAAGDAGVPIRIGVNAGSLDPRLLKKYGKATPEALVESALWEAGLFAEHGFHDIKISVKHNDPVVMVEAYRQLAEQCDYPLHLGVTEAGPAFQGTIKSAVAFGALLSQGIGDTIRVSLSAPPVEEVKVGTQILQSLGLRPRKLEIVSCPSCGRAQVDVYKLADEVTAGLEGMEVPLRVAVMGCVVNGPGEAREADLGVASGNGKGQIFVKGKVIKTVPEAQIVETLIEEAMRIAEEMGDGAEDGTAAGTGPSVTVS; encoded by the coding sequence GTGACGAGCCCCGTGGGTCTCGGAATGCCGACCGGGCCGGCCGCGGTCCTGGCTCCGCGCCGCAAGACGCGCCAGCTGCACGTGGGCAGCGTGGGCGTGGGCAGCGACTTCCCGGTGTCCGTGCAGTCGATGACCACCACCAAGACGCACGAGGTCAACACCACGTTGCAGCAGATCGCCCAGCTGACGGCGTCGGGGTGCGACATCGTCCGGGTGGCGTGCCCGCGGCAGGAGGACGCGGACGCGCTCGAGGCGATCGCCCGCAAGAGCCAGATCCCGGTCATCGCCGACATCCACTTCCAGCCGCGCTACATCTTCGCCGCCATCGACGCCGGGTGCGCGGCGGTCCGCGTCAACCCCGGCAACATCAAGGAGTTCGACGGCCGCGTCGGCGAGGTGGCGCGGGCGGCGGGGGACGCCGGCGTCCCCATCCGCATCGGTGTCAACGCGGGGTCGCTGGACCCGCGTCTGCTCAAGAAGTACGGCAAGGCGACGCCGGAGGCGCTGGTGGAATCGGCGCTGTGGGAGGCCGGGCTGTTCGCCGAGCACGGCTTCCACGACATCAAGATCTCGGTCAAGCACAACGACCCGGTGGTGATGGTCGAGGCCTACCGGCAGTTGGCCGAGCAGTGCGACTACCCGCTGCACCTGGGCGTCACCGAGGCGGGCCCGGCGTTCCAGGGCACCATCAAGTCGGCAGTCGCCTTCGGCGCCCTGCTGTCGCAGGGGATCGGCGACACGATCCGGGTGTCGTTGTCCGCCCCGCCGGTCGAAGAGGTCAAGGTGGGCACGCAGATCCTGCAGTCGCTGGGCCTGCGCCCCCGCAAGCTCGAGATCGTCTCGTGCCCGTCCTGCGGGCGCGCGCAGGTGGACGTCTACAAGCTCGCCGACGAGGTCACGGCGGGCCTGGAAGGCATGGAGGTGCCGCTGCGCGTCGCCGTGATGGGGTGCGTCGTCAACGGCCCCGGCGAGGCGCGCGAGGCCGACCTGGGCGTGGCGTCCGGCAACGGCAAGGGCCAGATCTTCGTCAAGGGCAAGGTGATCAAGACGGTGCCGGAGGCGCAGATCGTCGAGACGCTCATCGAGGAGGCCATGCGCATCGCCGAGGAGATGGGCGACGGCGCTGAGGACGGCACAGCGGCGGGCACCGGACCGTCGGTCACGGTGTCCTGA
- a CDS encoding M50 family metallopeptidase, which produces MDFVLGVILFAFGIGVSIALHEFGHLGAAKLFGMKVRRYFIGFGPKVFSFRRGETEYGLKAVPAGGFCDIAGMTAMDELAPDEADRAMFRFPAWKRIVVMLAGVVMNILIGLVLIYGLALGSGLPQIDAPQTKLGTLSCSSPEQRADGTLVPCTGTGPAQQAGLESGDVVKKIDGTAVETWPDLVAAVRDSSGTVPFVVERSGETLTIPVQVEQVQRQVTDPATGAQRSETVGAIGAGRSVAGLEHFNALTAVPGSLEFTGEIAVLSWNALLDFPSRVPNLVESIFGGHRSDETPMSVVGASRLGGEFVERDMWQAFVFLLAQLNFFLALLNVLPLLPFDGGHIAVVIYEKIRDAVRRMRGKAAGAPVDYMKLMPVTLAIAVVLGGFMLLTVTADIVNPIRVF; this is translated from the coding sequence GTGGATTTCGTACTGGGCGTGATCCTGTTCGCCTTCGGCATCGGCGTCTCGATCGCGCTGCACGAGTTCGGGCATCTCGGCGCGGCCAAGTTGTTCGGGATGAAGGTCCGCCGCTACTTCATCGGCTTCGGCCCCAAGGTGTTCTCCTTCCGCAGGGGGGAGACGGAGTACGGGCTCAAGGCGGTGCCGGCGGGCGGGTTCTGCGACATCGCAGGCATGACGGCGATGGACGAGCTCGCGCCCGACGAGGCGGACCGGGCCATGTTCCGCTTCCCGGCGTGGAAGCGGATCGTCGTGATGCTCGCCGGCGTGGTGATGAACATCCTCATCGGCCTCGTACTCATCTACGGGCTGGCGCTGGGCTCGGGGCTGCCGCAGATCGACGCCCCGCAGACGAAGCTGGGCACGTTGTCGTGCTCGTCGCCGGAGCAGCGGGCCGACGGCACCCTGGTGCCTTGCACGGGCACCGGGCCGGCGCAGCAGGCCGGGCTCGAATCCGGCGATGTCGTGAAGAAGATCGACGGCACCGCCGTGGAGACCTGGCCGGACCTCGTCGCCGCCGTGCGGGACAGCTCCGGCACGGTGCCGTTCGTCGTCGAGCGCAGCGGCGAGACGCTGACGATCCCCGTGCAGGTCGAGCAGGTGCAGCGGCAGGTCACCGACCCCGCGACCGGCGCGCAGCGCAGCGAGACCGTCGGTGCGATCGGCGCCGGGCGGTCGGTGGCGGGGCTGGAGCACTTCAACGCGCTCACCGCGGTGCCCGGGTCGCTCGAGTTCACCGGCGAGATCGCCGTGCTCAGTTGGAACGCGCTGCTGGACTTCCCCTCGCGCGTGCCCAACCTGGTCGAGTCGATCTTCGGCGGGCACCGCAGCGACGAGACCCCGATGAGCGTCGTCGGGGCGAGCAGGCTCGGCGGCGAGTTCGTCGAACGTGATATGTGGCAGGCTTTCGTCTTTCTGCTGGCGCAGCTGAACTTCTTCCTCGCGCTGCTCAACGTGCTGCCGCTGCTGCCGTTCGACGGCGGCCACATCGCCGTGGTCATCTACGAGAAGATCCGCGACGCCGTGCGCAGGATGCGGGGCAAGGCGGCGGGCGCTCCGGTCGACTACATGAAGCTCATGCCCGTCACCCTGGCGATAGCGGTGGTGCTCGGCGGGTTCATGCTGTTGACGGTGACGGCGGACATCGTCAACCCGATCCGGGTGTTCTGA